The Xanthomonas sp. DAR 34887 genome has a segment encoding these proteins:
- a CDS encoding polyamine ABC transporter substrate-binding protein, whose amino-acid sequence MKLRLLTLSLSAALLASCGGSGGGEGGKPAAGEDQVLNVYNYSDYIAENTVPEFEKASGVKVTYDVFDSDEMVETKLLAGGSGYDVVVPTLNFFGRQIQAGVFLPLDKSKIPNLANLDPEIMQRIAQQDPGNKYGVPYMVGTTGIGYNVDKVKAAFGSTDIANSWDLVFKPENIAKLKDCGVTILDTPSDLIPIALHYQGEDPHTTDAAKIEKAAALIKSIRPYVQNFHSSQYVTSLANGSTCLAVGWSGDIIQARDRAEEAKNGVHVAYSIPKEGAPQWFDMLAIPKDAKHPENAYKFINYLLAPEVAAANSNFIHYANPVPKATPLVDEAIRNDPTIYPPPEVAAKMFTYSINPPEVDKLYTRLWTEIKTGR is encoded by the coding sequence TGCTCGCCTCCTGTGGCGGTTCCGGCGGCGGCGAAGGCGGCAAGCCTGCGGCGGGCGAGGACCAGGTCCTCAACGTCTACAACTATTCGGACTACATCGCCGAGAACACCGTGCCCGAATTCGAGAAGGCCAGCGGGGTCAAGGTCACCTACGACGTGTTCGACAGCGACGAGATGGTCGAGACCAAGTTGCTGGCCGGCGGCAGCGGCTACGACGTGGTGGTGCCGACGCTGAACTTCTTCGGCCGGCAGATCCAGGCGGGCGTGTTCCTGCCGCTGGACAAGAGCAAGATCCCGAACCTGGCCAACCTGGATCCGGAGATCATGCAGCGCATCGCGCAGCAGGATCCGGGCAACAAGTACGGCGTGCCGTACATGGTCGGCACCACCGGCATCGGCTACAACGTGGACAAGGTCAAGGCCGCGTTCGGCAGCACCGACATCGCCAACAGCTGGGACCTGGTGTTCAAGCCTGAGAACATCGCCAAGCTCAAGGATTGCGGCGTCACCATCCTGGACACGCCCTCGGACCTGATCCCGATCGCGCTGCACTACCAGGGCGAGGATCCGCACACCACCGATGCGGCCAAGATCGAGAAGGCCGCGGCGCTGATCAAGAGCATCCGCCCGTACGTGCAGAACTTCCACTCCTCGCAGTACGTGACCTCGCTGGCCAACGGCAGCACCTGCCTGGCGGTGGGCTGGTCGGGCGACATCATCCAGGCGCGCGACCGCGCCGAGGAAGCCAAGAACGGCGTGCACGTGGCCTATTCGATCCCCAAGGAAGGCGCGCCGCAGTGGTTCGACATGTTGGCGATCCCCAAGGATGCCAAGCATCCGGAGAACGCCTACAAGTTCATCAACTATCTGCTGGCGCCGGAAGTGGCCGCGGCCAATTCCAACTTCATCCACTACGCCAATCCGGTGCCGAAGGCGACGCCGCTGGTGGACGAGGCGATCCGCAACGACCCGACCATCTACCCGCCGCCGGAGGTGGCGGCGAAGATGTTCACCTATTCGATCAACCCGCCCGAGGTGGACAAGCTGTATACCCGCCTGTGGACGGAGATCAAGACCGGCCGCTGA
- a CDS encoding ABC transporter permease subunit, with amino-acid sequence MSALRGGRLLRWTVLTGGFAFLYLPILLLMVYSFNASKLATVWAGFSTKWYGELLRDRQILQAAWISLKVAFWTATASMVIGTLAAMVMTRFRRFPSKSLFGALVTAPLVMPEVIIGLSIMMMLVSMGGLLGIPPKGVTAIWAAHVTFTLSFVTVVVSSRLQELDRSLEEAAMDLGANRLKVFFLITLPIIAPALVSGWLLAFTLSLDDVVIANFVAGPNSTTLPMTVFSSVRMGLKPKINALATLMVLAVSIAAFVGWWLMARNEKRRQRDIQLALQQGG; translated from the coding sequence ATGAGCGCGCTGCGCGGCGGGCGCCTGCTGCGCTGGACGGTGCTGACCGGCGGCTTCGCCTTCCTGTACCTGCCGATCCTGCTGTTGATGGTGTATTCGTTCAATGCCTCCAAGCTGGCCACGGTGTGGGCGGGGTTCTCCACCAAGTGGTACGGCGAACTGCTGCGCGACCGGCAGATCCTGCAGGCGGCGTGGATCAGCCTGAAGGTGGCGTTCTGGACCGCGACCGCGTCGATGGTGATCGGCACGCTGGCGGCGATGGTGATGACCCGCTTCCGCCGCTTCCCCAGCAAGAGCCTGTTCGGCGCGCTGGTGACCGCGCCGCTGGTGATGCCGGAGGTGATCATCGGTCTGTCGATCATGATGATGCTGGTGTCGATGGGCGGGCTGCTCGGCATCCCGCCCAAGGGCGTCACCGCGATCTGGGCCGCGCACGTCACCTTCACCCTGTCCTTCGTCACCGTGGTGGTGTCCTCGCGGCTGCAGGAACTGGACCGCTCGCTGGAAGAGGCGGCGATGGACCTGGGCGCGAACCGGCTCAAGGTGTTCTTCCTGATCACGCTGCCGATCATCGCCCCGGCGCTGGTCTCCGGCTGGCTGCTGGCCTTCACCCTGTCCCTGGACGACGTGGTGATCGCCAACTTCGTCGCCGGCCCCAACTCGACCACGCTGCCGATGACCGTGTTCTCTTCGGTGCGAATGGGGCTGAAGCCGAAGATCAACGCGCTGGCCACGCTGATGGTGCTGGCGGTGTCGATCGCCGCCTTCGTCGGCTGGTGGCTGATGGCGCGCAACGAGAAGCGCCGCCAGCGCGACATCCAGCTGGCGCTGCAGCAGGGCGGTTAG
- a CDS encoding extracellular solute-binding protein, with amino-acid sequence MKRRAIAGMVAVLGLAGCGGSGQGDGAAEAAGGEAKQLNVYNWSDYIAEGTVPGFERHSGIHVTYDVFDSNEVLEAKLLAGGSGYDVVVPSLSFLGRQIQAGVFLPLDKSKIPNLANLDPAMMQRIAQQDPGNTYAVPYLWGTTGIGYNVDKIQAAFGNTDVVASWDLVFKPENLAKLKDCGVTFLDTASEIVPTVLHYLGEDPNSTDPKVIEKAAAKLKEIRPYIQNFHSSQYIDALAKGSTCLVVGWSGDILQARDRAEEAKNGVHIAYSIPKEGALQFFDMLAIPKDAKHPEQAYQFINYLLTPEVAAANTNFVSYPNAVPKSLPLIDAAISGDRTIYPPAEVQAKLFALAVMPPDVDRQYTRLWTELKTGR; translated from the coding sequence ATGAAGCGGCGAGCGATAGCGGGGATGGTGGCGGTGCTGGGCCTGGCGGGCTGCGGCGGATCGGGCCAGGGCGATGGCGCGGCGGAGGCGGCCGGCGGCGAAGCGAAGCAGTTGAACGTCTACAACTGGTCGGACTACATTGCCGAAGGCACCGTACCCGGCTTCGAGCGGCACAGCGGTATCCACGTCACCTACGACGTGTTCGACAGCAACGAGGTGCTGGAGGCCAAGTTGCTGGCCGGCGGCAGCGGCTACGACGTGGTGGTGCCGTCGCTGAGCTTCCTCGGCCGGCAGATCCAGGCCGGCGTGTTCCTGCCGCTGGACAAGAGCAAGATTCCGAACCTGGCCAATCTGGACCCGGCGATGATGCAGCGCATCGCGCAGCAGGATCCGGGCAATACCTACGCGGTGCCGTACCTGTGGGGCACCACCGGCATCGGCTACAACGTCGACAAGATCCAGGCCGCGTTCGGCAACACCGACGTGGTCGCCAGCTGGGACCTGGTGTTCAAGCCGGAGAACCTGGCCAAGCTCAAGGACTGCGGGGTGACCTTCCTCGACACCGCCTCGGAGATCGTGCCGACGGTGCTGCATTACCTGGGCGAAGATCCGAACAGCACCGACCCGAAGGTGATCGAGAAGGCCGCGGCCAAGCTCAAGGAAATCCGTCCGTACATCCAGAATTTCCATTCCTCGCAGTACATCGACGCGCTGGCCAAGGGCAGCACCTGCCTGGTGGTGGGCTGGTCCGGCGACATCCTGCAGGCGCGCGACCGCGCCGAGGAAGCCAAGAACGGCGTGCACATCGCCTATTCGATTCCCAAGGAAGGCGCGCTGCAGTTCTTCGACATGCTGGCCATTCCCAAGGACGCCAAGCATCCGGAGCAGGCCTACCAGTTCATCAACTACCTGCTGACGCCGGAAGTGGCCGCGGCCAACACCAACTTCGTCAGCTATCCGAATGCGGTGCCCAAGTCGCTGCCGCTGATCGATGCGGCCATCAGCGGCGACCGCACCATCTACCCGCCGGCGGAGGTGCAGGCCAAGTTGTTCGCGCTGGCGGTGATGCCGCCGGACGTGGACCGCCAGTACACGCGGTTGTGGACGGAGCTGAAGACCGGGCGCTGA
- a CDS encoding ABC transporter permease subunit has product MSAPAAVPAVPPRRSVLQRLRTRRLPGARWLVIAAPYLWLLLFFAIPFLIVLRISFAEQAISSPPYSDLLNYKDGVLTLKFTLQNYLALVRDNQYIEAYWGSIKIAGISTLLTLLIGYPMAYVIARLSPSARNIAMMLVVLPSWTSFLIRVYAWIGILDSNGVLNRALLALGLIEQPLRILYTPIAAYIGIVYCYLPFMVLPLYATLVKQDHRLLEAAYDLGARPWKAFATITLPMSRPGIVAGCMLVMIPAVGEFVIPEMLGGPDTLMIGRVLWGEFFNNRDWPAASAVAIAMLLLLMVPILIFNRYQQRQLAGGQA; this is encoded by the coding sequence ATGAGCGCGCCCGCCGCCGTACCTGCCGTGCCGCCGCGGCGCAGCGTGCTGCAGCGCCTGCGCACGCGGCGCCTGCCCGGCGCGCGCTGGCTGGTGATCGCCGCGCCGTACCTGTGGCTGCTGCTGTTCTTCGCGATCCCGTTCCTGATCGTGCTGCGCATCTCCTTCGCCGAGCAGGCGATCAGCAGCCCGCCGTACAGCGACCTGCTGAACTACAAGGACGGCGTGCTGACGCTGAAGTTCACCCTGCAGAACTACCTGGCGCTGGTGCGCGACAACCAGTACATCGAAGCCTACTGGGGCTCGATCAAGATCGCCGGGATCTCCACCCTGTTGACGCTGTTGATCGGCTATCCGATGGCCTATGTGATCGCGCGCCTGTCGCCGTCGGCGCGCAACATCGCGATGATGCTGGTGGTGCTGCCGTCGTGGACCTCGTTCCTGATCCGCGTCTACGCCTGGATCGGCATCCTCGACAGCAACGGCGTGCTCAACCGCGCGCTGCTGGCGCTGGGCCTGATCGAGCAGCCGCTGCGCATCCTGTACACGCCGATCGCCGCCTATATCGGCATCGTCTACTGCTATCTGCCGTTCATGGTGCTGCCGCTGTACGCCACGCTGGTGAAACAGGACCACCGCCTGCTCGAGGCCGCCTACGACCTGGGCGCGCGGCCGTGGAAGGCGTTCGCCACCATCACCTTGCCGATGTCGCGCCCGGGCATCGTCGCCGGCTGCATGCTGGTGATGATCCCGGCGGTGGGCGAGTTCGTGATCCCGGAAATGCTCGGCGGCCCGGACACCTTGATGATCGGCCGGGTGCTGTGGGGCGAGTTCTTCAACAACCGCGACTGGCCGGCGGCGTCGGCGGTGGCGATCGCGATGCTGTTGTTGCTGATGGTGCCGATCCTGATCTTCAACCGCTACCAGCAGCGCCAGCTCGCGGGCGGCCAGGCATGA
- a CDS encoding HlyD family secretion protein, translated as MSNHDPDPTQTQRPAASDEARAAPAQDDAKQPDKQSPLKNPKVKWTLLLIGLVVLIGLVAWLIYYLTTGRYLQETNNAYLQADSVAVAPRVNGYVTGVFVGDNQTVKAGQPLLQIDERTYRATQQQAQAVVAVRQADIAAAEAGLQAQRATLLQARTQVTAAAASLRFAQGEARRFAPLAASGADTHEHYESIVHDRDRAQAQYDAAKAQVVAAESQVQAASAQLDQARAGLQQAQADADQAQVAMEDTRLTARIDGRIGDKTVQVGQFVAAGTRLMSVVPVDALYLSANFKETQVGLMRPGQPARIEVDALSGVELDGVVESIAPGTGSQFALLPPENATGNFTKVVQRVPVRIRLKAGAEARKVLVPGMSVTVTVDTRSAKDAKERVEEEDAQGQDAVAPRGRNP; from the coding sequence TTGAGCAACCACGACCCAGATCCCACGCAGACGCAACGGCCGGCGGCTTCGGACGAGGCGCGCGCCGCGCCCGCCCAGGACGACGCCAAGCAGCCCGACAAGCAGTCGCCGCTGAAGAATCCCAAGGTGAAATGGACGCTGCTGCTGATCGGCCTGGTGGTGCTGATCGGCCTGGTGGCGTGGCTGATCTATTACCTCACCACCGGCCGCTACCTGCAGGAAACCAACAACGCCTATCTGCAGGCCGATTCGGTGGCGGTGGCGCCGCGGGTCAACGGCTACGTGACCGGCGTGTTCGTCGGCGACAACCAGACGGTCAAGGCCGGGCAGCCGTTGCTGCAGATCGACGAGCGCACCTACCGCGCCACGCAGCAGCAGGCGCAGGCGGTGGTCGCGGTGCGCCAGGCCGATATCGCCGCCGCCGAGGCCGGCCTGCAGGCGCAGCGTGCGACCCTGCTGCAGGCGCGCACCCAGGTCACCGCGGCCGCGGCCAGCCTGCGCTTCGCCCAGGGCGAGGCCAGGCGCTTCGCGCCGCTGGCCGCGTCCGGCGCCGATACCCACGAGCACTACGAGAGCATCGTCCATGACCGCGATCGCGCCCAGGCGCAGTACGACGCGGCCAAGGCGCAGGTGGTCGCCGCCGAAAGCCAGGTGCAGGCCGCCAGCGCGCAGCTGGACCAGGCCCGCGCCGGGCTGCAGCAGGCGCAGGCCGACGCCGATCAGGCGCAGGTGGCGATGGAAGACACGCGGCTGACCGCGCGCATCGACGGCCGCATCGGCGACAAGACCGTGCAGGTCGGCCAGTTCGTCGCCGCCGGCACCCGGCTGATGAGCGTGGTGCCGGTGGATGCGCTGTACCTGAGCGCCAACTTCAAGGAAACCCAGGTCGGGCTGATGCGGCCCGGGCAGCCGGCGCGGATCGAGGTCGATGCCTTGTCCGGGGTCGAGCTGGACGGCGTGGTCGAAAGCATCGCCCCGGGCACCGGCTCGCAGTTCGCGCTGCTGCCGCCGGAGAACGCCACCGGCAACTTCACCAAGGTGGTGCAGCGGGTGCCGGTGCGGATTCGCCTCAAGGCCGGTGCGGAGGCGCGCAAGGTGCTGGTGCCGGGCATGTCGGTGACGGTCACCGTCGATACGCGCAGCGCCAAGGACGCCAAGGAGCGGGTGGAGGAAGAGGACGCGCAGGGCCAGGATGCGGTCGCCCCGCGCGGGCGCAACCCGTGA
- a CDS encoding ABC transporter ATP-binding protein, whose protein sequence is MAIPPAAVAPAKGSGYLSIAGLRKEFDGFVALDDVDLDIRKGEIFALLGGSGSGKSTLLRCLGGFEQPSRGRIVLDGQPLDGLPPYERPLNMMFQSYALFPHMTVEQNIAFGLKQDGLSRAAIAKRVGEMLELVQLGKLGKRKPHQLSGGQQQRVALARSLAKGPKLLLLDEPMGALDKKLRSQMQLELVGIIETSGVTCVMVTHDQEEAMTMATRIALMDAGWIQQVGTPDEIYEQPANRFAAEFIGSVNLIDAVIDEDLPDYVTLRTGAFPDAIYVGHGITGITGQPVSFAVRPEKLGIGKEAPAQAHNKAQGTIEDIAYFGSHSVYHVRLPSGFKLMANFANRQRWASDELTWGDAVWVWWGDNDGVVLTA, encoded by the coding sequence ATGGCGATCCCGCCCGCCGCGGTGGCGCCGGCCAAGGGCAGCGGTTACCTGTCCATCGCCGGCCTGCGCAAGGAGTTCGACGGTTTCGTCGCGCTCGACGACGTCGACCTGGATATCCGCAAAGGCGAGATCTTCGCGCTGCTCGGCGGCTCCGGCAGCGGCAAGTCCACCTTGCTGCGCTGCCTGGGCGGGTTCGAACAGCCCAGCCGCGGCCGCATCGTGCTCGACGGCCAGCCGCTGGACGGCCTGCCGCCGTACGAGCGCCCGCTCAACATGATGTTCCAGTCCTACGCGCTGTTCCCGCACATGACCGTGGAGCAGAACATCGCCTTCGGCCTGAAGCAGGACGGGCTGTCGCGCGCGGCCATCGCCAAGCGCGTCGGCGAGATGCTGGAGCTGGTGCAATTGGGCAAGCTCGGCAAGCGCAAGCCGCACCAGCTCTCCGGCGGCCAGCAGCAGCGTGTGGCGCTGGCGCGTTCGCTGGCCAAGGGGCCGAAACTGCTGCTGCTGGACGAGCCGATGGGCGCGCTGGACAAGAAGCTGCGTTCGCAGATGCAGCTGGAGCTGGTCGGCATCATCGAGACCTCCGGGGTGACCTGCGTGATGGTCACCCACGACCAGGAGGAGGCGATGACCATGGCCACCCGCATCGCACTGATGGACGCCGGCTGGATCCAGCAGGTCGGCACCCCGGACGAGATCTACGAGCAGCCGGCCAATCGCTTCGCCGCCGAGTTCATCGGCTCGGTCAACCTGATCGACGCGGTCATCGACGAGGACCTGCCGGACTACGTGACCCTGCGCACCGGCGCGTTTCCCGACGCCATCTACGTCGGCCACGGCATTACCGGCATCACCGGGCAGCCGGTGTCGTTCGCGGTGCGCCCGGAGAAGCTGGGCATCGGCAAGGAGGCGCCGGCGCAGGCGCACAACAAGGCGCAGGGCACGATCGAGGACATCGCCTATTTCGGCAGCCATTCGGTCTACCACGTGCGCCTGCCCAGCGGCTTCAAGCTGATGGCCAACTTCGCCAACCGCCAGCGCTGGGCCAGCGACGAGCTGACCTGGGGCGACGCGGTGTGGGTGTGGTGGGGCGACAACGACGGCGTGGTGCTGACCGCATGA
- a CDS encoding efflux transporter outer membrane subunit, giving the protein MAQRFSRVLVAAALPSLLSACMLGPNYVKPPPVAEAAQAQPQLHRADAVAAAAGVVPAAPPQRWWEALQDRQLNSLVEQALQNSPNLRAAQAKLRASRALVQQRHAEQLPSVGANAAYLSARAPDALVDGLGSVAAGSGQQLSIDPHAQLYSVGFDASWELDFFGRRRRASEGALADAQADEAELADTQVQLAAEVGQAYLGYRGTRERIAIAERNLQAARQTLQLTRQRRERGADADLQVERAQAQLQQQEAALPDLQAQAKEALDQLALMIGREPGALDAALAEDRPLPTLPAVVPVDDAGALIRRRPDVRRAERQLASSSAQIGQALSAYFPQVTLLGNIGMAATSPGDLGSDAINSVVAPFLRWSIFDFGATKAKVEQARAGNEARLAAYEGTVLAALQDANSALARFGAARQQALAAAKAEASADRSAALLQQRYAAGASSLIDALDVQRQQASAQDSAVQARTQVLLRYVALQKSLGLGWAPPPAQTQTQ; this is encoded by the coding sequence ATGGCCCAGCGTTTCTCCCGCGTTCTCGTCGCCGCCGCGCTGCCGTCGCTGCTGTCGGCCTGCATGCTCGGCCCGAACTACGTGAAGCCGCCGCCGGTGGCCGAGGCGGCGCAGGCGCAGCCGCAGCTGCATCGCGCCGATGCGGTGGCCGCCGCGGCCGGCGTGGTGCCGGCTGCGCCGCCGCAGCGCTGGTGGGAGGCGCTGCAGGATCGGCAATTGAACAGCCTAGTCGAGCAGGCGCTGCAGAACAGCCCGAATCTGCGCGCCGCGCAGGCCAAGCTGCGCGCCTCGCGCGCACTGGTGCAGCAGCGCCATGCCGAGCAACTGCCCAGCGTCGGCGCCAATGCCGCCTATCTCAGCGCCAGGGCGCCGGACGCCCTGGTCGACGGCCTGGGCAGCGTCGCCGCCGGCAGCGGTCAGCAACTGTCCATCGATCCGCATGCGCAGCTGTACAGCGTCGGCTTCGACGCGAGCTGGGAACTGGATTTCTTCGGCCGCCGCCGCCGCGCGAGCGAAGGCGCGCTGGCCGACGCGCAGGCCGACGAGGCGGAACTGGCCGATACCCAGGTCCAGCTCGCCGCCGAAGTGGGGCAGGCCTACCTGGGCTATCGCGGCACCCGCGAGCGCATCGCCATTGCCGAGCGCAACCTGCAGGCGGCGCGGCAGACCCTGCAACTGACCCGGCAGCGCCGCGAGCGCGGCGCCGACGCCGACCTGCAGGTGGAACGCGCGCAGGCGCAGCTGCAACAGCAGGAAGCGGCGTTGCCCGACCTGCAGGCCCAGGCGAAGGAAGCGCTGGACCAGCTGGCGCTGATGATCGGCCGCGAGCCGGGTGCGCTGGATGCCGCGCTGGCCGAGGACCGGCCGCTGCCGACACTGCCGGCGGTGGTGCCGGTGGACGATGCGGGCGCGCTGATCCGCCGCCGCCCGGACGTGCGCCGCGCCGAACGCCAGCTGGCGTCCTCGTCGGCGCAGATCGGGCAGGCGCTGAGCGCGTACTTCCCGCAGGTGACCCTGCTCGGCAACATCGGCATGGCCGCGACCTCGCCGGGCGATCTCGGCAGCGATGCGATCAACAGCGTGGTGGCGCCGTTCCTGCGCTGGTCGATCTTCGATTTCGGCGCGACCAAGGCCAAGGTGGAGCAGGCCCGCGCCGGCAACGAAGCGCGCCTGGCCGCCTACGAAGGCACCGTGCTGGCGGCGCTGCAGGACGCCAACAGCGCGCTGGCGCGGTTCGGCGCCGCGCGCCAGCAGGCACTGGCCGCGGCCAAGGCCGAAGCGTCGGCGGACCGTTCCGCGGCGCTGCTGCAGCAGCGCTACGCGGCCGGCGCCTCGTCGCTGATCGATGCGCTGGACGTGCAGCGCCAGCAGGCCTCGGCGCAGGACAGCGCGGTGCAGGCACGCACCCAGGTGCTGTTGCGCTACGTGGCGCTGCAGAAGAGCCTGGGCCTGGGCTGGGCGCCGCCGCCAGCGCAGACGCAAACGCAATAA
- a CDS encoding DHA2 family efflux MFS transporter permease subunit: protein MSEAAAAAGAQAPGKADAGAWLAVAAGTIGSFMATLDISIVNAALPTIQGEVGASGTEGTWISTSYLVAEIVMIPLTGWFVRTLGLRNFLLICALLFTFFSVVCGLSNSLTMMILGRVGQGFAGGALIPTALTIVATRLPPAQQTLGTALFGMTVILGPVIGPLLGGWLTENVSWHYAFFLNVPVCAGLVALLLLGLPHERMYLRGLLDADWLGIFGLAAGLGALTVVLEEGQRERWFESTEIVLLSVVSLVGFIALVASQFFSRQPVIRLSILLQRSFGAVFVMVMAVGMILFGVMYMIPQFLAVISGYNTEQSGYVVLLSGIPTVLLMPMMPKLLTTVDVRVLVLGGLTCFATACFVNMHLTAESVGMHFVAGQLLQGCGLALAMMSLNQAAISSVPPDLAGDASGLFNAARNMGGSIGLALISTFQERRMVFHTQMIGSGTSANSSLAQDYLHGLAAQLQSTSGAGAAMQSVAQLARMVQQQALVMTYNDLFWIFGVIVVCTIPLAFLLKPLPKGGAPLAMH from the coding sequence GTGAGCGAAGCGGCCGCGGCGGCCGGTGCGCAAGCGCCGGGCAAGGCCGACGCCGGCGCCTGGCTGGCGGTTGCCGCCGGCACCATCGGCTCGTTCATGGCGACGCTGGACATCTCCATCGTCAACGCCGCGCTGCCGACCATCCAGGGCGAGGTCGGCGCCAGCGGCACCGAGGGCACCTGGATCTCGACCTCCTACCTGGTCGCCGAGATCGTGATGATCCCGCTGACCGGCTGGTTCGTGCGCACCCTCGGGCTGCGCAACTTCCTGTTGATCTGCGCGCTGCTGTTCACCTTTTTCTCGGTGGTGTGCGGGCTGTCCAACAGCCTGACGATGATGATCCTCGGCCGTGTCGGCCAGGGCTTCGCCGGCGGCGCGCTGATCCCCACCGCGCTGACCATCGTCGCCACGCGCCTGCCGCCGGCGCAGCAGACGCTGGGCACCGCGTTGTTCGGCATGACCGTGATCCTGGGCCCGGTGATCGGGCCGCTGCTGGGCGGCTGGCTCACCGAGAACGTCAGCTGGCACTACGCGTTCTTCCTCAACGTGCCGGTCTGCGCCGGCCTGGTGGCGCTGCTGCTGCTCGGGCTGCCGCACGAGCGCATGTACCTGCGCGGGCTGCTGGATGCCGACTGGCTCGGCATCTTCGGCCTGGCCGCAGGGCTGGGCGCGCTGACCGTGGTGCTGGAGGAGGGCCAGCGCGAGCGCTGGTTCGAATCCACCGAGATCGTGCTGCTGAGCGTGGTGTCGCTGGTCGGCTTCATCGCCCTGGTGGCCTCGCAGTTCTTCAGCCGGCAGCCGGTGATCCGCCTGTCGATCCTGCTGCAGCGCAGTTTCGGCGCGGTGTTCGTGATGGTGATGGCGGTGGGCATGATCCTGTTCGGGGTCATGTACATGATCCCGCAGTTCCTGGCGGTGATCTCCGGCTACAACACCGAACAATCCGGCTACGTGGTGCTGCTGTCGGGCATTCCCACGGTGCTGCTGATGCCGATGATGCCCAAGCTGCTGACCACGGTGGACGTGCGCGTGCTGGTGCTCGGCGGACTGACCTGTTTCGCCACCGCCTGCTTCGTCAACATGCATCTGACCGCCGAGTCGGTCGGCATGCACTTCGTCGCCGGGCAGCTGCTGCAGGGCTGCGGGCTGGCGCTAGCGATGATGTCGCTCAACCAGGCGGCGATTTCTTCGGTGCCGCCGGATCTGGCCGGCGACGCCTCGGGCCTGTTCAATGCGGCGCGCAACATGGGCGGCTCGATCGGCCTGGCGCTGATCTCCACCTTCCAGGAGCGGCGCATGGTGTTCCATACGCAGATGATCGGCAGCGGCACCAGCGCCAATTCGTCCCTGGCGCAGGATTACCTGCATGGCCTGGCCGCGCAGCTGCAGTCCACTTCCGGCGCCGGTGCGGCGATGCAGTCGGTGGCGCAGCTGGCGCGGATGGTGCAGCAGCAAGCGCTGGTGATGACCTACAACGACCTGTTCTGGATCTTCGGGGTGATCGTGGTGTGCACGATCCCGCTGGCGTTCCTGCTCAAGCCGCTGCCCAAGGGCGGCGCTCCGCTCGCGATGCATTGA